ATACTACTTCGAGATCAACCACGTTGGGCTGATTCAAAATGCCTCGTTCTAGGCGACGGCGTAACTCACGTAGATCCCATGCTGGTTGGCGTGGATCGAGTTCGGGAGCTGAGTTAGCTTCGTTGGGTTGGCTGTGAGGGGCATTGGGGTAAGGCTTGGTTTTGACTTTGCTTTTGAGCGTCAAAATTGCCACGCCCAAGCGCTCTTCAACTTCTTCGCGAATACTTTGATGCAGATATGCCAAGGTATCATTTAAATGCGCGGTTGGGTGCAGCTCAAGCTCGGTGTAAATTGCCACGCCCTCGCCATAGCCTTGGACTTGGGCTTTGCCGCTACGTACATCGAGCGCCTGTCCAAGTGCTTGATCAACTGCCCGCTGAACCGTTTGCAAATCGAGTTGGGCATACCCTGAGCCAGTATTGCGCACTGGCACATATTGGCTTTGGCGAATAAACATCTGAGCTAATGCCAACCCAAGCAGCAACAAACCCCCAATGCCTGCGACAATCCGCGTGGTTGTACTATAAATTAACGCTTGAGCACGCAAATATTGGAGCGAACGCAAGGCCAAATCAAAGCTTTGCAGCGGCAAGAGCGCAATTGTAATGGCCAAGACAGCTAAGGCCAAGGCTATTATTGTCATCGCTAAACGGTTAAATCCTTGCATGTGCGCTTACTCGGCTACTACAATCGCGGCAATTTCCAGCGGGGCTTCCTTGCCCTTGAGCGCCAATGGACCCATCGGCTGAATCTGGCTTTGTAAATCGCCCAAATCTTCGGCAAGTGTGTCGGGGCCAAGATAAATCGTGTTGGCTGGAGCCGCGCCACATAAGCGGGCTGCGACATTAGTTACATCGCCAATCACGCTATAGTCGTAGCGCTCGTGGGCCCCAACATTGCCCACCACGCCAATTCCGGTGTTGATGCCAGCCCCAAACGAGGCTTGCGCGGGCAAGGCTTGGGCCGCAGCTGAACGATTAAAGGCCACAATTGCCTCTAATGCTGCCACTGCACCACGAATGGCTCGTTGCGCATGGTCGGGCTGGGCAACTGGCGCGTTGAAAATCGCCATAGCCTGATCGCCTGCATATTGGTTGAGCGTACCACCATGGCCAATTAATGCCTTGGCAA
The DNA window shown above is from Chloroflexota bacterium and carries:
- the amaP gene encoding alkaline shock response membrane anchor protein AmaP gives rise to the protein MQGFNRLAMTIIALALAVLAITIALLPLQSFDLALRSLQYLRAQALIYSTTTRIVAGIGGLLLLGLALAQMFIRQSQYVPVRNTGSGYAQLDLQTVQRAVDQALGQALDVRSGKAQVQGYGEGVAIYTELELHPTAHLNDTLAYLHQSIREEVEERLGVAILTLKSKVKTKPYPNAPHSQPNEANSAPELDPRQPAWDLRELRRRLERGILNQPNVVDLEVVLGYHHDGASVFVQLFLEKTAPVPSTIANVERLIHTIVADDFRLSVYELRVTSQSIE